The genomic interval AGTCACTGGCAATATCGGGAATGTCGACCATTTCGCTGAATTCCGGCATACAATACTGCCCAGGAGTCTGAAACAGTTGCATCGACAAGTCTCGTTGTACATGTGTTCACGCGTCCATATCATTTTACTAAAgatactggtacaagtatcatacttgtatgtactgtggCTACACTCAAGATCGACCATGTATCAGCGATGCCCGCATGTTAGCTTCTCTATGCATATGCATCTGGTCAATCCACCTGAGCTCTCCCCCCGCCCACCAGCTATCATCGATACTTTCGTGGTCTATAATTCATCTATGTACATAGAACCCAACATTAGTGAAAGTCCTCAGTTGGCCTCACGACGACCCCAAGAGCTCGGTTCAGCCAGTGAGTCGTCACCAGGCACGCACCTAGGGCAACTGGCATGCCATCTATGGCACCTAGGGCTTACTTGGTCATCTCCATATAATACTAGACTCAGTATCAGCCAATGCACAGCTCCAATGCTCAGCCAGTCGACCTGCAGTGAGACTCTCATCCCTTCATCAACGTCTTCAACCCCTGTACCGACGTATCCTTCTTCTTACTCTTCAGCTCTCCCACCAGCGATGTCGGCTCTCCGACCGGATCCACCATAATCTTATACGCCTTCTGGGCCTGAGCCAGGTTAGAAGCCTTGTAGATTCTCGACAGTTCTCCAGAAGTCATTTTGAGCCGCGAAATCCACAACTTGGCATGATCCATATCAATGTTGTCCACGAACGACTTGAGTTCCGCAGCTCGCAGCTTCAGAAACTGCTCCTCCGTCAACTCAATCGGCGTCTGagtctccagagccttctgAGCATGCTTCATGAGCACGGCCACGTCCGCAGATTGACGCATGTAGAGACTCTTGTCCACCAGTCGCTTGAGAAACTTCTTTTGGGAGTCAGTGGCAGGCCTCGATCTCAGCTTCTGCGCCCAGATCCGCATCTCAGGAAGGTATTTGCTGTTCTCCAGCGTTTCTGCAGCCGCATCGAAcgcgtccttcttggaaTCAAACACCTTCTCCATGAGGGTACCTGTCTTGCCGAAAAAGTTCCATCGCTTACCGTCGCCAAAAACGGGAACTCCCATGGTCACCAGActggccttgaccttggatTCACCGTCAATCATACTGTCCGAGTCCGGAATAATGGTCAAACGAACACACGTGCCTCTACTACCCTTGTCGAGAGCCCAGGAGTTCGGGGTAAGATGCATCCAGTTGTCAGGATTGGCAAACCCTTCTCCGTACTCTCCTTCCTCCACTTCCACGTCCTGGATTTCTCGTCCAAAGTCGAGAAAGTCCTGGAGGGAAGAAAACGTTGTAATCTCCACATGATCAGGGTCCTtagtcttcttcttctcctccagaagtTCCTCAAACGATGCTCTGTCACAGTGGTGGCCTGAAGGAAGTCCCAAAAGACTCGGAGCAGTCACCATACCTGCCGGAACTGTCCCCACAAGATCAACCACCGCGGTGTGGTCTTTCCCGGGATGTAAGCGCAGACCTCGTCCGATCATCTGCATCATCAGACCCTTGGACTTTGTAGGGCGGTTCAGAATGACCAGATCAATGTTGGGAATGTCTGTGCCCTCAGTAAAGACGCCACAGTTGAACAGTACCGGTATATCACCGCTTTTGAACTCATCAATGATGGCCTGACGAGTTTTCGGTTTGGTGGTGCCTGTAACTCCTTCAGCATTGATCCCCTGGGATCGGAAcagctccaccagatcCCTGACGTGCTGAACATCAACGCAAAACACAATGGTCGACTTGTAGCCGTGTTTCGCGGTCATATTCTGCCACGTTCGGAA from Yarrowia lipolytica chromosome 1F, complete sequence carries:
- a CDS encoding uncharacterized protein (Compare to YALI0F06534g, similar to Saccharomyces cerevisiae YDR332W; ancestral locus Anc_5.377, weakly similar to uniprot|Q06683 Saccharomyces cerevisiae YDR332w): MQLFRSIRHFRPPGVFLRHLQTPSTPPDLRKYQKECISACLDALNAGKRRIAVSLATGGGKTVIFANLLNQIAAKNTGNKVLILTHRKELATQAQNQISRFNPDLKVEIEMGTTVADPSADVVVAGVQTLQGKRLEQLDPTDFKAIIIDEAHHAASQSYLNIIQHFKASKAKSDVAVIGFTATLFRTDTKSLTKAFDHVVYDLSFMDMINDGWLSSVKFSTVISMADLTEVEIGAAGDFKTSSLSKVVNTDRMNSLVFRTWQNMTAKHGYKSTIVFCVDVQHVRDLVELFRSQGINAEGVTGTTKPKTRQAIIDEFKSGDIPVLFNCGVFTEGTDIPNIDLVILNRPTKSKGLMMQMIGRGLRLHPGKDHTAVVDLVGTVPAGMVTAPSLLGLPSGHHCDRASFEELLEEKKKTKDPDHVEITTFSSLQDFLDFGREIQDVEVEEGEYGEGFANPDNWMHLTPNSWALDKGSRGTCVRLTIIPDSDSMIDGESKVKASLVTMGVPVFGDGKRWNFFGKTGTLMEKVFDSKKDAFDAAAETLENSKYLPEMRIWAQKLRSRPATDSQKKFLKRLVDKSLYMRQSADVAVLMKHAQKALETQTPIELTEEQFLKLRAAELKSFVDNIDMDHAKLWISRLKMTSGELSRIYKASNLAQAQKAYKIMVDPVGEPTSLVGELKSKKKDTSVQGLKTLMKG